CAGCGGCCGTGGCTCGTGCCGGGCATGGGACACTCCTTCACGTGCGGGCACGGGGCCAGCGGCGCGAGTCCAGCGTCGATGAGTTGTTCGCGCATCAGGCTGATGATGCGTCCGGTGAGCCGCACGCCGGTTTCCACCACGAGCAGTTTTCCGTCCGGCTTCAGGCCGCCCGTCAGGGTTTTGGCCACTTTCTGGCCAAGGCTGTCGGCATTTTTTCCGGCCCAGTTCAGTTCGTTGAGCGTGTTGGCGGCGATGACCAGATCCGACTTCTCGCGGATCGGCTTGAGGATGTCGCCTTTGACCATCTTGATTTCCCACGGGCTGCCCGCTTCCATGGCCCGGTTCAGCGATTTGTAGACGTCCATGCCGGTGTGCATGGCGGCCGGGGCCTTGTCTATGCATATGAAGCGCAGCTTGCGTGAGCGCAGTTCCGGACGGGAAATCCAGAGGGCCAGCGGCGCGGTGAGCGGGCCAGAGCCAAGGTCGGTGATGGTTGCGCCCTCGGGCAGGTCCGGGGCGAGGCCGGTGAACAGCCGGGAGAGCCGGTACAGGTTCCACGGCAGGAAATAGTAGATATACGCGCCCAGATGCTTGCCTTCGCTCATGTACATCTTGCGCGCCTCGGCCCGGTCGGTGGTCAGCGCGGCGGACATGTCCCGAATATTGTTGGGCAGGAATTTGAAATGTTTGCCCTTGAGGGGGAACGCCTCGCGCAGGGCGGGGCCCACGTTGTCGAGAATCTGGGCGGTCTCATCGGGCAGCGGCGGGAAAAGTGTTTCAGCCCACATGGGTGAATCGCATCCTTTTGACGTATTCGTCAGTGAAATCGTTAGCCTCGGTCAGATCGAGGAGTCGTGTGTTTACCGGCAGTTCCAGCGCGCGCCGTCTGGCTTCTTCCGAGCGCAGGAGCAGCAGCGAGCCGCGCAGCGAGGTGTTCCCGGAGCGTTTGACCCGTCCGGCAGCGCCCGAGGGCAGGAAGCCGAGCCGCTCAAGGTCGCCTATGCCCACGTGTTCGCCAAGGGCCCCGGCAAGGTGGAAGGTCTTCAGCGCCGACGGACCGATCCCGGCTTCGCGAAGCAATGCGGAAACCGCCAGATCAAACGCCGCCTTCACTTTGAGGATTTCCTCCACGTCCGAGGCGGGCAGGAAAAGGCCGTCCCCGCAGTCGAAGGCGGGTTCGCCACGGTGCTTCACCACGTGCGCCGCAAATCGTGCGGCCAACGGTGTGGTTCCATGACCGAAACGGCCGGATTCGTCAAGCAGGCCGAGGGAAAGCAGATTGGCGCACAGGGAAAGATAGGCCGTGCCGGTCATGCCCGGATGTTCGGTCCGGCCGGGCAATCGGCGCGGGTGAAGTCCCTTGGGCGTCAGGTCGAATCCGGTGACGCTGCCCGGTCCTGCGGTGCGGCCGAAAGCCAGTCCGACGCCTTCCAGTGCGGGACCCATGGGGACACTGGCGATGAGCCGTTCTTTCGGAGAGAGAGCGAGCACGAATTCGCCGTTGGTGCCGAGGTCCGCCAGCAGGTAGGGATACTCCGGCGGCTGGCCGTTTATTTCCACGGCAAGGAGGCCCGCGCTGATGTCCGCTCCCACGAAGGGAGCGAGCAGTGGCGGAATATAGGCAACCGGAATGCCATCGGCGATGGTCCGTTCGTCGCCTCCACGGTATTCCAGACCGTAAGGCGCCGAGGAAAGTGGGCGAGGATCCATGCCGAGCAGCAGGTAGACCATGGCGGCGTTGCCGGAGATCACGAGCTTGCCACAACGTCCATCGGAGACTTCCTCCAGCGTGAGGACAAGCTTTCGGATGCGCCGGGAAACGAGATCGCACAGAGTCTGTGCGCCTTCGGGGGCGGCGGCGTGGGCCAGTCGCGACATGATTTCCGCGCCGAGGCCGTTTTGCGGATTGAGTTCGCCGCCTTCCGCGATCACCTCGTCGCCGGACGCGGCGGCCCAGTGCATGGTGGTGGTGCCCAGATCCACGGCCAGATCGAAGGATTCCAGTTTGGGGACGGCGCGCAGGCCGGTCCGGGCGGCCCGGACAGGTTCGGGAATATCCACGTCGCAGGGATTGGCCGGATGTAGACAGGCGAGCCTCCAGCCAGTGGCGAGTTCTTCGCGACTGAATCTGCGGCGATCCTCTGCGGCAGGCTTGGGCGGTTTGGAGCGAAAGCGCACCCGGCAGAGTCCGCAGCGGCCAAGGCCCGAGCAGAGCGGCACGCCCGCCCAGACGCCGGTCAGAAAGATGGCCTGTTCAAGGGTCGCGTCCGAGTTGGCCTCGGTGCGGACCACGTGTCCTTCGTGGGTACGGATGGATATGCTCATGCGAAAACTCCCGGTCCCCGAAGATGTACCCCGCCGGGGAGTTTCTGTAAACGCGCGCGGCTAGCGGCGGTCGAGAAAACCCATGGCGTCGGAGAGGTGATCCATCCAGATGCGGGCGAAAGCGTCGTATTCACCGAGGCCGCGTTTGACGCTTTCTACTTCGAATCCTTCGCTTTCCAGCCGGGTTTGCCACGAATCGTCGTGGTTGCCGCTCATATCCTCGGCCACGTGGTAGCCGGAGGCGAACATCAGCGGCTGGAGCGTCACGCGTTTAATGCCGGTTTCCCGAAAGCGCTTGATGACGGTGTCGAGGCTTGGTTCCAGTTTCATGGCTCCGAGGTGCGCGTGCGGCACGTGGTCGCGAAGATACTGGTCCAGATGCTGGTAGTAGCTGTGCCCGTGATGCCGGGAGCCGTGGGCCATGAGCAGCAGGGCGCTTGCCGGGTCGCCGTCGTCCGGAAATTCACTTTTTACCGCTTCGGCAACGCGTTGCATCTCATCCTCGGTTTCCGCGCCAAGAAGCGGCTCGCCCAGCTCCACGCGCGAGAACGCGCCTTTTTTCATGAACTTTCGGGCGGTGTGGCGCATCTTGTCGAAGCCCCCGCCGGGAATCACGTGCAGGGACTGGATAGCCACACGCTCCACGTCATCGTCGCTTAGGCGTGTCAGCACGTCTTCCAGCGATTCCACGTCATCGCCCTCGTCTTCCATCATCCGGCGGATGTGATGGGAGGCCACCACGGGTTCGAGACGCACGTCCGGCCAGCGCGCTCCGGCGCGGCGGATCATGCTGTTCATGGCGGCGGCCGCCTTGAGATGTCGGGAGCCGTAGGCGGCGAGGACGATGGCTGTGCTCATTCGGTGTTTCCTGATTCGCAGTCGCGGCCCGGGATGGTGCCCCGGTTCTTCTTGACGATGGCCAGCGAGAAGTAGTGCGGTTTGACGGGTGCGTCCTTGATGTCCATGAGCACGGATTCGCCTTCCATGCCCAAGCGGGATACCAGTACCGTGTCCTCCGCCAACCGGAGCTGTTCCAGCGTATCCCGTATGGCGGAAAAATTGCGGTAAGTCTTCATTATCACGGCATTGTCCGCCGAGTCCAGCGCCTGCTCCAGTTCTTCGGGGGAACACACGCCGGGGATGACCACGAGGTTCTCGCCGGATTCGCAGAGCGGAGCGCCCACCTTGGCGGCGGCAGCCTGATAGGAGGTAATGCCCGGCACGGTCTCGATGCGCGTGTCGGGCGCCATGTCCAGCAGGGTGCGCAGCAGGTAGCCGAAGGTGCTGTAGGTCAGCGGATCGCCGAGCGTCAGAAAGGCGGCGTTGCGACCGGAGGCGAGCACCTCGTCCACTTTCTGTGCGTTCTTTTCCCACGCGCGGCGAAGCTCCCCGCCCTCACGGGTCATGGGAAAGCCGAGCTGCACGATCTGCGCGTCCGGCTTCATGTGCGGACGGGCGATGCCCAGCGCGGTGGAGTAGTCGTTCTTGGTGGACGACGCGGCAAAGATCACGTCCGCGTCGCTCAGGACGCGTACGGCCTTGAAGGTCAGCAGTTCCGGGTCGCCGGGGCCGACCCCGACGCCGAAAAGGGTTCCTCGTTGCATGATATATCCTCAAATGATGCGGGTGGACGGACAGTGTCCTTTTCCCGCCTGTTGGTCAATGGTGGAACAGCATCTCCCGCAGGGTCCGCGCTCCTTCGAGTAAATCCGGGGTAGGGCGCGACACAAGCGCTTCATCCACGAGCAGGACGCGACCTTCGCGAACGGCCTCAATCGCCGTAAAGCCGGGCTCCTCGGTGATGGTCCGTTCCGTCACCGGGTTCATGCGTCCGACCTGCGCCACGTAGGCGTCGATGCGATGTCCCGAGGCCAGCAGGCGCTCCCTGCCGCAGTCCGCGATATTGCTTCCGCGCCGGGCCGGTGCGTCGGGGAAGGCGTTGACCCCGCCCGCTGCGCGCAAAACAAGAAGCGGCATGGAGCCGGGGCTGAAGGTGCGGTAATATCGGTGGATGGACTCGAAAAAGACCACGGGCCGTTCGGACTGCGGACGGGCTTCGGCCTGCTCCAGCATGGTTTTCAGTTCACTGCGGAACGTATCCGTCATTGTTTGCGCCGCCTCGGCTTTGCCCGAAAGCAGGCCAAGGTCGAGCCAGTAGTCGTACATTTCCTGCGGGGTGCCGGGCTGTATGGCGAGTACCGTCACGCCGTGCGCCCGGAGCTGCTGCCAGATGCCCGAATGCGCGCGCTCGTGCATGGGGCGGATGAGAACCAGATCGGGCCGGTGGGCAAGAAACCGCTCCGCGCCGTCGCGGGAACCGAGCATGGCGCGACCTTCGGCAGTGGATTCGTTCGCCGAGCGGGAAACCCCGATCAGCCGATCCCCGGCGTCCATGAGCAGCAGGTTCCGTGTGTGCGCGGCATACAGTGACACGATTCGTTCAAACGGTTGGTCAAACGTGATGGTCCTGCCGAGGCTGTCCGTGACGCTTGCGGCTCCGGCGGCTTGCGGCGTCAGGAGCAGAAGCATTGTCGCCAGAAAAATGCGGATCATTCCGACGGTCTCCTCAAGGCGATGCGGGGGCGTCCGGTGAACGGGTCGTCGTCCACGAATGCTTCCACGCCGAATACTTGAGAAATGATCTCCGGGACAAGCGCGGCCTCCACGGAACCGGACGTCGCAACGCGGCCCCGGTGCAGGACGGTGACGCCGTCGGCAAACGCGGCAGCGAGATTCAGATCGTGCAGCACCGCGATGACGCTGCCGTCGTTTCGGCAGATGTCGCGCAGCAGGTGCATGGTCTCAAGCGCGTGATGCGGGTCCATGCTCGCCGTGGGTTCGTCAAGGAGCATGAGCGGCGCGTCCTGCGCCAGTGTGCGCGCAAGAGCGGTGCGTTGGCGTTCACCGCCCGAAAGGTCAGTGGCGGGGCGCTCGGCCAGAGCGGTCATGTCCACGGCCCTGAGTGCCTCATCAACCTTGGCACGGTCCTGGGGCGATGGCGGTGAGAAACGCGGAATGTGAGGATGGCGGCCCATCATGACGGTTTCGCGCACGGTGTAGGCGAACCCGGCGTGTTCTTTCTGGGGCATGTAGGCCAGACGTCTTGCGCGTTCGGCAGGCGAAAGATGCGAAACAGGCTCCGCGTCAAGCAGGATGGATCCGGAATCGGGCGTTCGGTATCCCGCCATCAGATCCAGCAGGGTGGACTTGCCCGACCCGTTGGGGCCGACGATGACGTGAAGACTCCCTTGTGCAATCTGTATGGAGAGGTTGTCGATAACCCTTCGTTCTCCATGGGCGAAGCACAGGGTGTCTGCCGTAACGATGGTGTCAGTCATGGACCCCTCCGGCATGACGCTGGCGAAAGAGCCAGCAGAACACGGGGCCGCCGATCAGCGCGGTAAGGACGCCGATGGGCACCTCGTGCGGCAGCACGGCGCGTGTCAGGGTGTCGGCGGCCAGCAGCAGCACGGCACCGGCAAGGCCGGAGGCGGGCAGCAGCACGCGGTTGTCCGGGCCGGAGACGAGCCGGATCAGGTGCGGCACCACGAGCCCCACAAAGCCGATGATGCCGGCCGAGGCCACACAGATGGCGCTTACGAGGGACGCCCCGCACAGCAGGGCGAGTCGGACACGTCCCGGATTCACGCCCAGCGACGACGCCGAGCGGCCGCCGAGGGACATGACGTTGAGATCGCGTGCGAACCACAGGCACCAGAGCAGTCCGGCGATGCCCGCTCCCCAGACCATGGCGGCCCGGTCCCATCCGGCTCCGGCAAAGCTGCCCATGAGCCAGAATATGATGGCGGAGACGCGCTCGTCCGCGAGATACTTCAGGAAACTCAGCCCCGCCGACAGTATGGACGCGGTGATGATCCCTGCCAGCACGAGTGTCGCCGGGGATCGGGAGCTGTCGCCGCGTGCGATGAACAGCACGGCCAGCAGGGTGAGGCTGGCTCCGGCGAAGGCAAAGACCGGCAGCGTGGCCGGACCGAGAAAGGCCAGCCCGAGCACGAGGCACAGCGCCGCTCCAAAGGCCGCCCCGGAGGACACCCCGAGGGTGAAGGGGTCGGCCAGCGGATTGAGCAGCACGCCCTGAAAGACCGCGCCGGCCACGCCGAGGCCGAATCCGGCCCCGGCGGAGGTCAGGATGCGCGGCAGCCGGATGTCCATGACGATGGCCCGGAACTGCGGCCCGGCTTCGGTTCCGGGCAGGCCCAACGCTATCCCGAGAGCGTCGCCTGCGGGGATGCTGACGAATCCCATGACGAGGGATGCCGCCGCGATCAGTGCGAGGGCCGCGCCCAGTGCCGCCGGGAGCAACACCGCCCGGACCGTTGCCGATGCATTTTGATTCACGTTTGCCCGTTATTCCATGGCCTGCTTGAGATTCTTCACGTACAGATCGGCCCAGCCGTCCACGGAGCCGAGTCCGCGAAGTTGGGTCTGGACTCTGTACCCCGCCTTTTTGAGCAGGATTTTCCAGGAGTCGTCCTCGTCGCCCGCCATGTCATTGGAGGCGTGGTCACCGGCGACTACCATGAAGGGCTTCATGAGCACGTTGGCCTTGCCGGATTCGCGCAGCTTGGGCAGCACGTGGTCGAATGAGGGATACCCTTCCACGCAGCCCACGAAGACTGGGTAATTATACTCCGCCTGCATGGCGGCGGCGAATTCCGCATAGATTCCGGTGGAGAAATAGTCGTTGCCGTGGCCCATGTAGAGCAGGGCCGCGTTGGCTTCTCTGGCCTCTTTCACGTCCGAGGCCAGTGCCTTGACCGCCTCGTCGATATCCTCGGTGTAAGGATGCCGCTCACCGGGCATCCCCAGAGCCG
The sequence above is drawn from the Desulfovibrio oxyclinae DSM 11498 genome and encodes:
- the cobI gene encoding precorrin-2 C(20)-methyltransferase, giving the protein MQRGTLFGVGVGPGDPELLTFKAVRVLSDADVIFAASSTKNDYSTALGIARPHMKPDAQIVQLGFPMTREGGELRRAWEKNAQKVDEVLASGRNAAFLTLGDPLTYSTFGYLLRTLLDMAPDTRIETVPGITSYQAAAAKVGAPLCESGENLVVIPGVCSPEELEQALDSADNAVIMKTYRNFSAIRDTLEQLRLAEDTVLVSRLGMEGESVLMDIKDAPVKPHYFSLAIVKKNRGTIPGRDCESGNTE
- a CDS encoding sirohydrochlorin cobaltochelatase — protein: MSTAIVLAAYGSRHLKAAAAMNSMIRRAGARWPDVRLEPVVASHHIRRMMEDEGDDVESLEDVLTRLSDDDVERVAIQSLHVIPGGGFDKMRHTARKFMKKGAFSRVELGEPLLGAETEDEMQRVAEAVKSEFPDDGDPASALLLMAHGSRHHGHSYYQHLDQYLRDHVPHAHLGAMKLEPSLDTVIKRFRETGIKRVTLQPLMFASGYHVAEDMSGNHDDSWQTRLESEGFEVESVKRGLGEYDAFARIWMDHLSDAMGFLDRR
- a CDS encoding ASKHA domain-containing protein is translated as MSISIRTHEGHVVRTEANSDATLEQAIFLTGVWAGVPLCSGLGRCGLCRVRFRSKPPKPAAEDRRRFSREELATGWRLACLHPANPCDVDIPEPVRAARTGLRAVPKLESFDLAVDLGTTTMHWAAASGDEVIAEGGELNPQNGLGAEIMSRLAHAAAPEGAQTLCDLVSRRIRKLVLTLEEVSDGRCGKLVISGNAAMVYLLLGMDPRPLSSAPYGLEYRGGDERTIADGIPVAYIPPLLAPFVGADISAGLLAVEINGQPPEYPYLLADLGTNGEFVLALSPKERLIASVPMGPALEGVGLAFGRTAGPGSVTGFDLTPKGLHPRRLPGRTEHPGMTGTAYLSLCANLLSLGLLDESGRFGHGTTPLAARFAAHVVKHRGEPAFDCGDGLFLPASDVEEILKVKAAFDLAVSALLREAGIGPSALKTFHLAGALGEHVGIGDLERLGFLPSGAAGRVKRSGNTSLRGSLLLLRSEEARRRALELPVNTRLLDLTEANDFTDEYVKRMRFTHVG
- a CDS encoding FecCD family ABC transporter permease, whose amino-acid sequence is MNQNASATVRAVLLPAALGAALALIAAASLVMGFVSIPAGDALGIALGLPGTEAGPQFRAIVMDIRLPRILTSAGAGFGLGVAGAVFQGVLLNPLADPFTLGVSSGAAFGAALCLVLGLAFLGPATLPVFAFAGASLTLLAVLFIARGDSSRSPATLVLAGIITASILSAGLSFLKYLADERVSAIIFWLMGSFAGAGWDRAAMVWGAGIAGLLWCLWFARDLNVMSLGGRSASSLGVNPGRVRLALLCGASLVSAICVASAGIIGFVGLVVPHLIRLVSGPDNRVLLPASGLAGAVLLLAADTLTRAVLPHEVPIGVLTALIGGPVFCWLFRQRHAGGVHD
- a CDS encoding ABC transporter substrate-binding protein, producing the protein MIRIFLATMLLLLTPQAAGAASVTDSLGRTITFDQPFERIVSLYAAHTRNLLLMDAGDRLIGVSRSANESTAEGRAMLGSRDGAERFLAHRPDLVLIRPMHERAHSGIWQQLRAHGVTVLAIQPGTPQEMYDYWLDLGLLSGKAEAAQTMTDTFRSELKTMLEQAEARPQSERPVVFFESIHRYYRTFSPGSMPLLVLRAAGGVNAFPDAPARRGSNIADCGRERLLASGHRIDAYVAQVGRMNPVTERTITEEPGFTAIEAVREGRVLLVDEALVSRPTPDLLEGARTLREMLFHH
- a CDS encoding small ribosomal subunit Rsm22 family protein, producing the protein MWAETLFPPLPDETAQILDNVGPALREAFPLKGKHFKFLPNNIRDMSAALTTDRAEARKMYMSEGKHLGAYIYYFLPWNLYRLSRLFTGLAPDLPEGATITDLGSGPLTAPLALWISRPELRSRKLRFICIDKAPAAMHTGMDVYKSLNRAMEAGSPWEIKMVKGDILKPIREKSDLVIAANTLNELNWAGKNADSLGQKVAKTLTGGLKPDGKLLVVETGVRLTGRIISLMREQLIDAGLAPLAPCPHVKECPMPGTSHGRWCHFNFDVNGAPQWLEDITRKARLTKKSVSLNLLYMTRDFQPPEQMVRAVSEPFDVEGGKAQYGCAARGLTLLRYPGGTPTLFPGQSITARWPEQDSFDPKSGAAELPVNFKKKTPKK
- a CDS encoding ABC transporter ATP-binding protein, producing the protein MTDTIVTADTLCFAHGERRVIDNLSIQIAQGSLHVIVGPNGSGKSTLLDLMAGYRTPDSGSILLDAEPVSHLSPAERARRLAYMPQKEHAGFAYTVRETVMMGRHPHIPRFSPPSPQDRAKVDEALRAVDMTALAERPATDLSGGERQRTALARTLAQDAPLMLLDEPTASMDPHHALETMHLLRDICRNDGSVIAVLHDLNLAAAFADGVTVLHRGRVATSGSVEAALVPEIISQVFGVEAFVDDDPFTGRPRIALRRPSE